GAGAGAGCTAAATTATTGTCTCAAGATCCGATCTGCCAAGGCAAAGTTGTTATCAGGCGTTGAGACGTCAATGTTAGAGGCCTTAAGCCAAATGCAAGATCTTATGACAGAGAATTCTATTAACAAGGACTGGATCGCCATTGAAGGACTCACCGATATTATAATCTCCGTCCTCGGAAATTCTCACAACAGAGAAGTGAAGAGGAAGATTTTGATCACCTTAAAGGATATTGTCGAAGGGCATGCAAGAAACAAGGTAAGCATCTTTGATACTCcttgtatatatggaaaacaactaaaagaaagtgaaagctgaaaataaaaaagaatactaGAAATCGAATGCCCTTCCTTTAATTCATCTAATTTTTCCTCCCACTCTTCTGATTTTTGAAGTATACAATCTATTATTTCAGAGTTGGACAAAGTTATGAATTGTTCTCTTTTACGGCCTGAAAATATATGAAATGTTTTGCTGTATTCTAAATCTTTTTTGATCAATTCGTTTAGGAGAAAGTGGTTGAATCCCAGGGGTGGGATCACATCATTCCCTGCTTAGGCCGCGACGCAAGCATCTCGAAGGCTGCAATTGAGTTGCTATATGAATTGTTGCAGGACAGAACTGGTTGGAATGTGCCTGTATGCAGGAAACTCTCTCAACAATGCAGTACAATTCTTTTCCTTGTTTACACCCTTTTAAAGGGAACTGTGAGGGAGTCAGCTGAGATTGCAGAGAAAATCTTGCTGAAACTTTTCGACATAGATGAGGAAAACATTTATTGTGCAGCTAAATCTGGCTGGTATAAGCCACTTGTTGATCGCATAGTTCAAGGTAAGACGATTCATCTCCTAGGACCTATATAACATCTTCTTTATATTCTATTCCTTCAATCacatacaaaaaaagaaaagatttggATGTAATAAATCTGTTTTTCTGAATTGCCTTTTTTCATTTTACGATGGATTACTgatgcattttatcattctagGGCCGGAAACTTCAAGGTTATCAATGGTGAAAACACTAGTTAACATGGAATTGGTAGACTCAAATTTGAAGCTTCTTGGTGAGGAAGGGATTATACCTCCTTTGCTCGAAATGGTGTCTGGAAATATTGAATCAAAACAATTGTCCTTATCCGCCTTGGCTAAACTATCAGGTTGCAGTGCCAACAAAGAACTGATAGCTGCTTCTGGTGGGGTTAATCTTGTTCTAAAGCTAGCTTTCACTCCCCATGTATGCCCAATCATTGCTGTTAAATGTTATGAAATCCTGGAGAAATTTACATCTGACACGGATGGGGCTAAATTCTTTGTTGATGAAAATGGTTGTCAACTAGAGTTAGAGCCAATTGTCACCAGTTTGACTGCATTACAACAGAATCCCAACTTGGCCTACAATGTCCGGAGGCCTGCCTTGTTCTCACTTCTTGGAATCTGCAAGTTTGATGCAGGGCTGATAAAAAAGGTTGTTCTCACTGCCAATGCCATATCTCTAGTCCTTCCTCTACTTGATCACTCTGACTCAGAGATTCGGGAGATTGCCATAAATTTGCTTTTCCTCTTCTCACAGCATGAGCCTGAGGGGGTCGTGGAATACCTTCTCAAGCCAAGAAGGCTGGAGGCTTTAGTGGGGTTCCTTGAGAATGATGACAAGGATGATGCACAGATGGCTGCTGCTGGATTATTGGCAAATCTGCCAAAATCTGAAAGATTACTAACTAAGAAGTTAATCGAACTGGATGGACATACTGCAATCATAAACATTTTAAGAACAGGGACTATGAAGGCAAAAGAAAATGCTCTAAGTGCTCTTTTCAGGTTTACGGATCCCACAAACCTGGAATCGCAGCGTAAGCTGGTTGAAGGAGGAGCATACCCTTTGCTCGTAAACTTTCTCAGGTCCAGCTCAGTGACTGCAAAGGCGTGGGCTGCAGCTCTGATTGGTAATCTTTCCACAAGCACTCCAAAGCTCACCATGGTCTCCAAACCCTCCGGCTGCTGGTCATGTTTCAAGCCATCCGGCACTCCACTATGCTCAGCACACGGTGGTATCTGCAGTGTGACTTCCACATTCTGTCTTTTGGAAGCGAAAGCTTTGCCTGACTTGGTAAGGCTCTTATCGGGAGAGGTCTATGAAACTGCCATCGAAGCAATTCAAACTCTTTCGACATTGGTTCTCGAAACCTCTCCTCAAAGAGGAGCCAGTGTCTTGCATGACGCTGATGCCATAAAGCCGACGTTGGAGGTATTATCTTGGGGAACGGATTCTCTGCAAGAAGAGGCATTGAGTCTTCTCGAAAAGGTTTTCATGTCGAAGGAAATGGTTGAGGTGTATGGATCAGCAGCTAGATTACGTCTTGCTGGACTAACTAGCAGGAAGATTCATGAGGATGGCCGCCATAGGAGGAAGGCTTCCAGGGTTTTGTCACTCCTTGAACGTTATTCgaaatcatcaacttctattaTTCCGGGAATGATGTAAGGCTAAAAAATTTTGGTTACCAGATCAGAAGAACAAATGTACTTCAATTCTGTTTGGGATTATACCGGGATAGAGTTGGAAAATTTAGTGCATCAATTGTCACTCTTATTAAAACATTCATCAATTGTCCCTCTTTGTACTCCCGTCGAATctacctttcacttacaaataaaaagaaacagcATTTGACCGTGATACTAAGTGCGTTTTACTCCGCTTTGGATGAGTAAATATTCTGGACAGCCTAAAAGTTTTAGCCCTCTGAGAAGAGGATCTCTAACTATGTAAGTGCTTCCGTGAATGTTTAGCCAAACGAAAATAATGTATAGATGGCTGCTGTTGCTGGATAATTATATAACTAAATTTCAGTATAAGGAATTTGTGCCTTAGAAGTAAGAACTAAAAATTGGAGGGTAAGGACCGGACCCTTTTGAAAATACAGCAGCGCGGGATGGGGCGGATCatgcaaaaattgaaataagAACCGGACCTAATCCGGTTTGTTTCAAATGGGCCGGTTCCTAGGGGGCTCGCGGGTACATTTGCTATTCCTTCCCTATCAAATTTTCCAAAACAACCAATTCACCGAAATCTCAAAACCCAATCATAATTTACACAATACACACCAAGTCAATCTCCTCATGAAAAACCTTCAAAGTAACTaactttaataaaattaaattaaattaaaatttagacAACCCAAATGACTAATTTCCCAAGATTGCTTTACAATATAACAACCTAATAGATCAAAATCCAAAACAGTGATGGCATGCAtggaaaaataacaaattccctTTCTggatctttttttattttttatttttttacttagaATCCCCCACAAACAGCTCGAAATCAAAAAACAAACCAGAAATATAGCACCAATGGAAGGCCTCGAGTGGCAGACACACGTCAACCTCCATAACTGGGCAAGCTTCGAAATTTTTCTCCTAGTCGTGAGGACGCCGATCTCCTTCTTCATGAGGCCGTCTAGGGAGGCGGTGATGTCCTAGTCCTTGATCATCTTTGCCAAAACCCTGTTGGCGTCCTTGCAGCGAACATCGCGTATGGACCGACGAAGAAGCTGAAGTCACGATGGCGAAGAACGGTGGTAGGCGAAGTCCTTAGAGAGACCTCGAGATCGATGCTCGAGTTGCAAATTCAAGAGAGGCGAGTCCACTAACTCAACTTGGGAAATCGAGAGAGGAGAGACCGAGAGTAAGAGATGTGTTATAAATCAATGGTGAAGAGTTAATCTCTATATAATGGACGGTACCAACGATTCGGCTAGGGGTcattttttcataaatttgccCACCCCCGTTTggagtttacaaaatttgtaccCGCCACGTACCTACCCCAAACTAACTAGACCCGCCTCGTCCCGCGGTTTCTAGACccatttgcccacccctagtagGAATGCCTAGAAATTTGACGGTAagtaaatgctcttaatcacTTGCAGACGGAGATTTATCATAGTGACGAAAAAATTATGTATATGCACCCTGTTACAAGTTTGATCCCTACCGATTTCTCTCTCTCAACGactaataatttaatttactaacgctatcatttattaaaaattactCTTAACTACTTGAGCAACAAACTCCTTACGGGTTAATTACAATAACACTCCCTAAGGTTTGTCGAGTTTAACTACTTGAGCAACAGGCTCTTTACaagttaattacactaacactcCCTGATATTTATTGAGTTTTCACAAACCCCATCATGTTTGAGACATTACATTAACATCCCTTGATGTTTTAGTTTTCTTACAGATAATCCTATTTAGCcaaatttcatataaaaaaaattcttaaagacaaatttacccttataattaattacttgtaattaattaatttcttaagagtaaattgtagcaatggttccttaactttaactcaattggagcaatgatccctcaaccaaaaatccattaccattggtccctcaactcatcaaaacgtgcagctatggtccctcaactaaaaattcattatcattggtcccttaattttaatccaactagagaaatggtccctcaaccttaaccccaattggagcaatgatccttcaactttaacccaattgtagcaacgATCCTTCCagcataactcattttgacaaaattctgacgaagttgacgaaaatgaccatagctacatgttttgatgagttgagggaccccaattatagcaatggtccttccaacataacttattttgacaaaattttgacgaagttgacgaaaagaaccatagctacatattttgatgagttaagggagtaatggtaatggatttttagttgagggaccattcctccaatttgattaaaattgagggactattgctacaatttactcatttATTAAAGATGATTTTCTTGACACATATGAAGATACTGATCTTCAAAGTGAATGAATGGTCTCAAATATGTTTATCTAATAAAATATGGTCACATCTTCATTTAAAGAGGAATAATTGCTTACATTTAAGGATTGgggaaaattttaaatgttatatgaatttatataattttatcaatttgTCATATGAATTAAAATCTTAAGCAATTCGTCATATCAAATTTCTGAAatcataaatttattatatgtcATTAACTCCATTAGCTTTTCCATCCAAAATAAGTCGTGTACATGTCTTGCATATGAATTGTGTTTTGGGATATTTAGGACTTCAACTCTTCACTCCCCTTCTAAAACGTTGCCTTggccaaaacaaaaatataaggtttctacaaactaaaaatataaatgattatgtaatgggaaaatattttttattctaaaacaAAAACGAAACTTAGTATAAAgacataatataaatatttttgactGAGTTTCTATCCAACAATATAGTCTTCAAATATATATCACATGTTCTTGAAGTATGGTTGTCCTCTAAAACGATTGAAATATCAGAGTTACATTGTTTTTACAAAGTTATTGCTCATGGTAAACAATGAAGTAAAATGAAAATGAGGTCAAATGTTCGAAATAACCCAAAACACAGGAGATGTGCAAGTATTTTGGATGGAAAACATAATGCTACTAGAATGAAATACAaatcacttaaaattttaattcatatgACAAATTCAAAAAAGTGTATAAGTTCGTAtgacatttaaaaaattatCCTTAAATTATCCATTGTTTATTTTGCACATGCCATCACTTGTTTTGAAAACTTCTACCTgttatctatactaattattaAGAAAACCTCTCTCttatcacaaagaaaaaaatcaactcCCCACCTCCTTTAGGAAATAAGTAAATAAGCTTCATAACTTCATTTACCAAATAAAGAATAAACATTCACGATTT
This Pyrus communis chromosome 6, drPyrComm1.1, whole genome shotgun sequence DNA region includes the following protein-coding sequences:
- the LOC137738394 gene encoding U-box domain-containing protein 43-like: MTMALELIPIGTILAVLTNQVIKTANAAKDVLEKESFKVLSNHLLDIGSVLKELQHQELNDSQAARLALGSLETDVKRANNLVDKYKNRARFYLLVKCRHIVKEVQDVTRDIGRSLAALSLASNDVLLGISDQVNRLQNEMQRVEIEASQSQLRVFDKLKQGLDDQTLGPGFANDMLAEIAMAVGVPLEPSEISKELADFRKEKEEATSRKERAEVFFLDQIIELLSRADAARDYEEVKKQYKQRVQAIEGYDPSEEYIPPLKPFKCCIRKTVMAEPVSLCTGTTCERAAIIAWFESGERTDPETLEVLQDTSWRCNIPLRQSIEEWRELNYCLKIRSAKAKLLSGVETSMLEALSQMQDLMTENSINKDWIAIEGLTDIIISVLGNSHNREVKRKILITLKDIVEGHARNKEKVVESQGWDHIIPCLGRDASISKAAIELLYELLQDRTGWNVPVCRKLSQQCSTILFLVYTLLKGTVRESAEIAEKILLKLFDIDEENIYCAAKSGWYKPLVDRIVQGPETSRLSMVKTLVNMELVDSNLKLLGEEGIIPPLLEMVSGNIESKQLSLSALAKLSGCSANKELIAASGGVNLVLKLAFTPHVCPIIAVKCYEILEKFTSDTDGAKFFVDENGCQLELEPIVTSLTALQQNPNLAYNVRRPALFSLLGICKFDAGLIKKVVLTANAISLVLPLLDHSDSEIREIAINLLFLFSQHEPEGVVEYLLKPRRLEALVGFLENDDKDDAQMAAAGLLANLPKSERLLTKKLIELDGHTAIINILRTGTMKAKENALSALFRFTDPTNLESQRKLVEGGAYPLLVNFLRSSSVTAKAWAAALIGNLSTSTPKLTMVSKPSGCWSCFKPSGTPLCSAHGGICSVTSTFCLLEAKALPDLVRLLSGEVYETAIEAIQTLSTLVLETSPQRGASVLHDADAIKPTLEVLSWGTDSLQEEALSLLEKVFMSKEMVEVYGSAARLRLAGLTSRKIHEDGRHRRKASRVLSLLERYSKSSTSIIPGMM